One part of the Helicoverpa armigera isolate CAAS_96S chromosome 3, ASM3070526v1, whole genome shotgun sequence genome encodes these proteins:
- the LOC110383824 gene encoding uncharacterized protein LOC110383824 isoform X2, translating to MGYSSVVVSVLALSALAAAVPSIRDNSLDAGERVVLVSPVLAPPRDSRTHDTTRSRQFPILVLLAQANPQYARLEPEAKSLKGNPKPIYVQKLEDQEQPGTLNRQKRHLLKKKLLGHGGGHHHGGGYDGGYGGGNGGYGGGGGYGGGGGGGFGGGFGGGYGGGGGGGGGGGGGYGGGGGYGGNGGGYGGNGGYGGNGGYGGNGGGYGGHGGCGGGCGGQGGYGGGTATATATATATATANAGGYGKKR from the exons ATGGGATACAGTAGTGTGGTAGTGAGCGTGCTGGCGCTTTCAGCGCTGGCGGCGGCTGTGCCGTCAATACGAGACAATTCTTTGGACGCTGGGGAGCGAGTGGTCCTCGTTTCGCCGGTTTTGGCCCCGCCCCGGGACTCTAGGACGCACGACACGACGAGGTCAAGGCAGTTCCCAATACTCGTACTCCTTGCTCAGGCAAACCCGCAGTATGCGCGACTGGAGCCCGAGGCTAAGTCCTTAAAAGGAAACCCGAAGCCTATTTACGTTCAG AAACTTGAAGATCAAGAGCAGCCTGGAACATTGAACAGGCAGAAACGTCACTTGCTGAAGAAGAAACTCTTAG GTCATGGTGGCGGCCATCACCACGGTGGCGGCTATGACGGCGGTTACGGTGGTGGAAACGGAGGCTAcggaggcggcggcggctacggaggtggcggcggcggtggcttCGGAGGCGGCTTCGGAGGTGGCTACGGAGGCGGTGGcggcggaggcggcggcggcggcggtggctacggaggcggcggcggctaCGGCGGCAATGGCGGCGGCTATGGAGGCAATGGCGGTTACGGAGGCAACGGAGGTTACGGTGGAAATGGAGGAGGTTACGGTGGACATGGCGGATGCGGTGGTGGATGTGGAGGTCAAGGCGGCTATGGAGGTGGTACCGCCACAGCAACGGCTACCGCTACTGCCACGGCTACTGCTAATGCCGGTGGATATGG cAAGAAACGCTAA
- the LOC110383824 gene encoding uncharacterized protein LOC110383824 isoform X1 → MGYSSVVVSVLALSALAAAVPSIRDNSLDAGERVVLVSPVLAPPRDSRTHDTTRSRQFPILVLLAQANPQYARLEPEAKSLKGNPKPIYVQKLEDQEQPGTLNRQKRHLLKKKLLGLGGGGISFGGGIDIGGFGGGHGGGYDGGYGGGYGGGYGGGYGGGHGGYGGGYEEPSKTIIVKVVKEQGHGGGHHHGGGYDGGYGGGNGGYGGGGGYGGGGGGGFGGGFGGGYGGGGGGGGGGGGGYGGGGGYGGNGGGYGGNGGYGGNGGYGGNGGGYGGHGGCGGGCGGQGGYGGGTATATATATATATANAGGYGKKR, encoded by the exons ATGGGATACAGTAGTGTGGTAGTGAGCGTGCTGGCGCTTTCAGCGCTGGCGGCGGCTGTGCCGTCAATACGAGACAATTCTTTGGACGCTGGGGAGCGAGTGGTCCTCGTTTCGCCGGTTTTGGCCCCGCCCCGGGACTCTAGGACGCACGACACGACGAGGTCAAGGCAGTTCCCAATACTCGTACTCCTTGCTCAGGCAAACCCGCAGTATGCGCGACTGGAGCCCGAGGCTAAGTCCTTAAAAGGAAACCCGAAGCCTATTTACGTTCAG AAACTTGAAGATCAAGAGCAGCCTGGAACATTGAACAGGCAGAAACGTCACTTGCTGAAGAAGAAACTCTTAGGTCTGGGAGGAGGAGGCATCTCCTTCGGTGGTGGAATTGACATCGGTGGTTTTGGCGGGGGTCATGGGGGTGGCTACGATGGGGGCTACGGAGGTGGCTACGGAGGGGGCTACGGAGGAGGCTACGGCGGTGGCCACGGGGGCTACGGTGGCGGCTACGAAGAACCATCCAAAACAATCATTGTTAAAGTGGTGAAAGAACAGG GTCATGGTGGCGGCCATCACCACGGTGGCGGCTATGACGGCGGTTACGGTGGTGGAAACGGAGGCTAcggaggcggcggcggctacggaggtggcggcggcggtggcttCGGAGGCGGCTTCGGAGGTGGCTACGGAGGCGGTGGcggcggaggcggcggcggcggcggtggctacggaggcggcggcggctaCGGCGGCAATGGCGGCGGCTATGGAGGCAATGGCGGTTACGGAGGCAACGGAGGTTACGGTGGAAATGGAGGAGGTTACGGTGGACATGGCGGATGCGGTGGTGGATGTGGAGGTCAAGGCGGCTATGGAGGTGGTACCGCCACAGCAACGGCTACCGCTACTGCCACGGCTACTGCTAATGCCGGTGGATATGG cAAGAAACGCTAA